One Carya illinoinensis cultivar Pawnee chromosome 5, C.illinoinensisPawnee_v1, whole genome shotgun sequence genomic window, TTGGTAAAACAAATGCAAGCAACTCCTTGTCGACTTCAAGTTTAGCCATGTCCATCTCCACCAGATTAAGCCATGCCTCTATTCCATTACCACATCCAGTGTCCATGAAAACAACTAGATTTTTAAATGTCAGGCTGGCAGAACCAACCCATAATGGCTTTCCCCACCCAAAATCAGTTTCGTATAAAGGGAACCTGCACAGACTAGTAAACCTAAACGAAACCACTTCTCCTTTCGTAAGTTTTGCAGCACGTTCCTTCATAAAATTCAAGTGACCGTTGCCCTCCTGAAGTTTTCGCACGTAATCCCCGTCTACTTTCTTTATGGCATCTCTCACTTGCTTCACGAGCCTGTTGCCCTGATCTTCTTCCTTAGTGTCCATGGAGGGTGTGGCTACTGCAAATCCGCTGATATTGCCGAAGTAATACTCCGGCAGCGGAGGGTCCATCCTTGTGCGCAAGTTTACTGCATGAAGAACTGTGTAGAGACTCTCCTTCTCTATATTCTCTTGAGTTACCGCCATAAATCGGCTCCATATGAAAGCCGAAAGGGCTTCGATGCGTGTGGGGCGTCTTGTATGCTCCATGCTCGCAGTGTCGGCGAATTTAGCTTTAAGGGCATCGATCATGGAGGCACTGAACACAAATCTCTTTGTCACAATCTTTTCTTTCACGATGCCGGTTCTTGCCATAAACCCGGACATATTTCTAGGTGGAAAGATGGATGCTAAATCGAAGTTTGGACAGATTGTATTACTATGATCTCCACGTGCTGTTGCGGCCCAACTATTAAGAAACATGATCAGTGATAGTGCATCGGCAACTTTGTGGGAAATGCAGATTCCGATAGCCATTCCACCACAGTCAAAAATATTGACTTGAATTGCCAGAACCAACTCCCCTACATTATCCAACTCGTATGGGAGTAAACTATTGAGCTGGGCAGGATCAGGTTGCTGAACAACCTCTgaaacttggcacttggcgtgGGCTAGCACATAGTGGACGCCCTCGTCGTTGCAGTTAATGTGGGAACTGTCTTTAACCCGACCGGCTAAAGGGTAGAATTTGGTCAAGGTTCCAGACAGAGATTTCTTAAGCCGGTCGGACCTGTTGGCATTGCTGGTAGTGCAATCCCTCGGGTAGAAAAGGATCAAAGGCATAAAAACTGGAATGGCAATCTGGTCAAGAAAGGATAGCTGGAGATCACGAAGGTGGTGTGGTGTTGGAGATGATGGTTTGATGGTATCTCTCTCTATCACTTCGACCTTCatccttcctctttcttttttctttcttttttttctctcttaaacttttgaaaATAGAAGTTATTGATCACTTGAGGCCAGGTAATTGCTACCGATTCCAAATGCCAATGCCATCTTATATATACAAttcctccatatatatatatatcagtggTACTGCAATCAAAGGAGTACTGGTcgtttacttttctttttgggtaAGTGAGCGGTTCTTCTCCAGCACCACTCATGCAAGTTGCTCATGATAATGCTATCCTTATTATTCCTTCCAGAACAAAGTTGGTAAAGATAGGTACGTATCGGCGTCTTATGTCCAGCGGACGGATTATTATCATGTAAACACGAAGGGAAATGTTCCACAGAATGACACGAAAACGCGGTTTCAATCTATCGAAGAATACCTTACCCCACACGTAAAGACAGAACGTAAAAGAATTATGAGGTTGGCGACTTCCACTAGCTAGACAAAAGGGAATGGGCCGGTCTTTGACAACTGCTTGTATATACGAATCAGGGCCGGCTCAATAGCAGTCCTTGCCTAAAACCCCATCAGCTATGTAAGCacccaaaattaaaattagattttttttatttattttaaaaaaataaaaacggttttattaaataaattttatattttttaaaatgtgcaAGGCTCtacaatattaaatttaatatttaatagaatgaattatttatattttaaataatttttaagatcTTTCTAAATTGATGTACAAATTTGCATTGagactttattttaaattattgtattaaatataaatttaaaaaaatattatttaaagcttttgaataaaatctcattttattaataattttaaaaatattctatataataacttatattttattatattataattatgaataattaatttaaaattttctttaggTCTCAATTTGAATTAATTAGCCACCGGCCACCTATACGAATTAACTATGGGCGGGATGACATATGCATTGTGCTTGCATAGTTTCTTCGAGAAACCTTGAACGAGTCAAAGTTGCTTACGAACTCAGCCAATCGTCTTAACTATTAGTACCTAACCTTTTATCTAATAGTACTTAAACGCACTTAGAAAACCATCTCATAATAAATGAGCTAAACTGAAATCAATCCCCCCGGCCTCACCCAAAACCCAGAATATATAAGAATCAACGGTACTcgttttattatattatttatgatCAGATGCATGTCACCGTCCAACCCATTACCTCACGAAGTTTaattatctattaattaaatttgcagttaagatttaaactttctggGTAGGTATGATTATTATCATGTAAGTTCCGATGATCTATTGACTTAAGCATGATGTCTGCATGACATATATACTGTAGTTGTCTCAGCTCcatcgatcgatcgatcgagGTTACATCAACGCAACTAAAGTATGAAAACTCCCAAATTATCAGCTGTCCATGACTTGAAACATGATGACAAACCGGTGGGCCGGCCGGATGTCGGAGGCCGACAGTAGAAGGAATCTCGGCGATGAAAGTCAGCACTTTGTACACTTCTGTTCTTACGGTGACTCTTTAATTCCTTGCTTGGGAATTAATCTGCTCACGCGCGcgctaatttatatatacagcCAGTGATCTATACGTACAAAAGTTTAATTCTATTGATCTCCATACTCAAAGCTGAAAGAAAGACTAGCCATTAAAGATACCTTCTTATCCGTACTACCGTTAGTCGACGAATTGAATGTACACTAATTGCGGAAGAAAAAATTGATATCCGTACTATTGGACAATTACGTGGGTAGAGACCGACGTTAATAGCGACGACGCGGTATAATCGATGTATATTTATATTCAGGGATCGGATAAAGTTGGTATAGATTTTTTGTACATGGAAAATACTTCCACAAGaagattagaaaaatataaattattcaatGAAGTAATTTGAATATCGTATTATTgatatatatcaatatcatgTAGTTGCCAATTTAATTTCGAGAAGAAAATTTTGCAGCTTTAGTTAAATATCACATCTTTGACGTTTAATATTGTACAATATTTGATACGTATCTTAACAAACTTTTTCGCAAACCTAGTGCTAGTACTTGACTTGatcttaaaagtaaaataatatatatatatatatatatgtaatgccCCGGCCTGTATACAAAAGGGTCAGAAAATTACTACCTGTCACCTATATTCAGGTCTCAcaatacaaataaaatctcTAAAGATTTCGAAACAATCAtacattcatctttatcaacttCATATATACCATAAAGACATCAAAGCAAAAAGAAtcaatttacataaaattttgtCTCCACAATCTTCTAGTAACcttaatataatagactaaCAATTTGATAAGTCTTAAATatccaaataataataaggtCTCCAAATACTCAATTCAAACCCTTCTAATAACATTGGTAACCTTAGGTACTCGACCATCTATTCTATAGCTAGCCAAGATCTAATTTCTATTCCTAACCCCTAGTTGGGTCATCAAtatcatctaaaaaatattataaagataaatggtgagttatcaacaactcagtaagcaaaagACATATATTAGCctgcaaacatgagcatttatatAGTACAATATGCATaactaaatatttttcagagttatcatgcaaaacaaaatatattttcaaacgtAACAGAGTGATGGTTTTAAGACATATAACACACACGgtactttggcataacataacttgagcATCATTATCACATCGAAATAGAGTATTTCACAAAGCAGAGACCATGTTTAACTCtcatggtagggttgtgctaacCCCAACGGCCAAACCGGGCTGAGACAGAAGTGAAATCTTCCTTTTATTATTCTTGGAGCTCCAAGTGTGCACACAGAAAAGACCAGAAAAAACCACTTTAGTTTCAAAGTTGGTGCACTCAAAGACAGAGAAGTTGATACCAACTCAAACAAAGCATAGCAGAACAGAGATCAGAGTCAGATACAAAACCAGTACACCATGTCAAAAGTTTGCATATGCCATATCGAAAGGAAATAGAGTACCAAAACATATTCAGATCATTCTCACATATTGAAAACAAAAGTCGGAGTATCTTTCTAAATCAACgtacaatattcaaaatttcaatATCGCTCTATTTCACATTTCAGAGACAGCATGAAAAAATATACCTCATGTCTACACAATGCATGTCAaaaacttttttcctttttcatacaaatttcatgagtaatgcaaataAACGACCTAGGTGTTTTTCCCAAGTTCTCATtttataacaaaacatgcaaaaTTTTCATAAAGCAAGCTCATTCTCAATAATTCATGTAAAATCTAGTATAAGAATCTCGCTTACCTAGACTTCTTAGATTTCTAAATCTTTCTCATAATAGTGCTAAAAGAAATCCGatcatcacctataaaatagtcaaGTATAACTTCTTTAAGTTTCTGGTCAAAAATATATTTCGATATTTAAACCagaaatgcaaaaaataacttattttaattcctcaaaacctAAAACTCCCCTAACCCTAAATACCATCACTCCCCAAATTTATCACTATCCACTTGATACCTCCGACTAAGATATTGAATTCTAACTTATGTACTATTGAGATctaactatataaaaaattaataatagataatataataaaaacacaaccacataaaatataaacttCAAGATGTATTTAGAAAACACACccacacattaaaaaaataataataataataattgaaaaaaataaaaaaataaaaacgtcTTACCTTGTACATGCAAGTATAACAAACTAAAGGCTCATAAAGTTTATTTCTAACATTGAAACAACATAGctattttcttaagggaaagaAGGTTGTGtgacagattttttattttttatttttctactgaGAGTGAAGCAACACACGGCAAGCAGGTCGCTGGGTGTGGCAGCAAAGTACGAGAGGGTATGTTGAAAGTAATTGTGTGGATAcaataatctaaaaaaataaatgctacTTTGAGGCGTGTAGAATACTATCTTTAAGGTGATAATTGCCCACACTCAAAAGAGTTTGCTACCAGGTTACAAGCAATTCACCTCCAGGATACAACAAAATCACCAACTGCATATAGCAATTTTGAAGTCTTTCCTTTAGAGTTTCTTTACAAAATTGTGTAAGTGACCGAAGAATCTTAGGAAATATTGAACTAAAAATTCCAACAAGAACACAAGAGTTTAGATTGAATATATCtaccatatagatgatagaatctcaAACtatccactttggacaatttaAGAGTTGTACCCAAATGATTTTTagcagctcaatcacacccatTACTAgagtgctttctcttctctcgtGAGAAGGAGTAAAGCTTTAGTGCTTTTGGTCTCCAAAAGCACTAGGTTTCACGCTCTGTGAACTTTAGTTTATTGTGTTCTGTTATTACTATCCATAGTTATTAAGGGAACGAATGGAAGCAGACGAGCTGGCTAAACGTTAGGAGAGAATACACTTATCTACAGAAGAGAGCTCATGCTTCCACGTGAAAAAAGAGGGTCTCAAGAATGTAAATAGACAAGGGAAGCATTGCATTGTGGGCAAAGCTCTAACTGAGAAGAATGTTAACAGTGAAGGATTCAGAGAAACTATGTCTCAAGTATGGAGGCTAGAGGGATGAGTTAGCTTTAAGGAACTTGGAGACCAGAGCTATCTGATCGAATTTCAGTACAGAAAGGACAAAGACAAAGTGTTGAGTGAAAGACCCTGGTTTTATGATAGAAGCTTGTTAACTTTACAAGAACTGGATGGCACGGAATCCATCAATGGCCTGAAGTTCAAATACGAACCATTTTGGGTCCAACTTCAAACCCTTCAACTGGACACAATGACAGAAGAAATAGGTGAAGAAGTAGGGGCCTCCATCGGGCATGTCATCAGAGTGGAGGTAAAGGCAGGTGGACATGCATGGGGAAGATGTTTACGGGTCAAGATTGCAGTGAATCTCCATAGACCTTTGTTAAGGGGGAAATGGTTGGTTTTCAATGATCAAAAAATATGGATCTCATTCAAGTATGAGAGATTGCAGAGTTTTTGTTTCCAATGGGGTACGCTGTATCATAAGGGGAAGAACTGTAGAAGGCAACGTTATGAACAACAAGGAAATGAGCAAGAACATCAACAATTTGGTGCATGGCTCAGAGCTCAACCTATGCACAACAATATCTTCAATGGCTGCAGGTACGGTGGCACTCAAGGTGGCAACCAGCATCGACAGCAGCATGGAGGCCAAGAACACGATGTTAGGGAGAAGACTAGGCCAGAGAACCATGCTTTCAAACATGAAGTTTTGGCGCCAAAACAGGATGTGACTGAAAAGGAAGTGCAAGAACAAGTCCACGGAATTAGTAAAAAGCAGCAAGATACTGGTGTGAACCTAACCAATGAAGATAAAACAGGTCATACCAATGAGCCTCCGAACACAAGACAGCTGGATAGTCAACCTATTAATGATCAGGAAACAGTGTACATGCACGAGGTGACCATACTGGAAACTGAACATGAGGTACAAAACACATCATCTCTCTCAAATATGGAACTGGACCCTATCACAGCTAAAGGGTCAACTACTGCTCAGAATGTAGAAGTAAACATTTTAGCTAGAACCAACAAGGAACTAGTTACTTTTGGAGGACTAGTCGAAGGTAATTTGACTGACAAAAGAATAGACAAGGAACCAGTAAAGGGGACTGAGGAAACAAAAGTAAGGAAATGGAAAAGACTTGCTCGAAGAGGGTTAGCTCAAGATGAAGATGGTGGGAGTGTGGCTTTGGAAGATATATCAAACTACCCTCTTAAATGTCGAACCAGAAGTAGCCTAAAGAGGAATATTGCAGTGAATGATATTAAGCCAAAACGTCAAAAGAGGAAGATTGATCccaatgaaaacaaaaacacaatGGCAAAGGCTGGCTTCTAGCCTTGCCACCAACAATGAGCCTCTTAATCTAAAActaccgagggcttgggaaccctcggtcaATTAGGATCCTTAGCAAACTTGCTAAGGAAAAGAGCCATTTTTTAGTTTTCCTTGTGGAAACTAAGTGTAGTAAACAAAGAATGAAGGAAGTCAGAAGGTGTTTGAAAATGGATAGATGTTTTGCAATTGAAAGTGTGGGTATGAGTGAAGGCATTGCCCTTTTATGGAAGGAAGCATGGCAAGTCAAAGTGATTAACTATACCAGATGGCACATTAGTGCAGTGATCAAGGAAGAGCTCTGTGACAGAACATGGCAATTCATTGGATTTTATGGCCACCCCAAGACAGCCAAAAGAAAAAGTAGTTGGCAATTACTTGAGATGCTAAAGCCTTTATCACCAATGGCTTGGTTGTGTGCGGGAGACTTCAATGAAGAGTTGcatcaaaaagaaaagcaaggggCAGCTAGCAAACCTTACAACCAGATTGAAGCCTTTAGACAAGTTATTGAGAGATGTGGACTTAATGATGTGCACCACCTGGGACAACAATTTACCTGGTCCAACAATAGAAGGGGTAGGGACTTTACTAAGGAAATGATAAACAGAGCTATGGCTAACAAGGAGTGGAAAGAATTTTTCAGATATGCAACATGTACTGCTCTAGCAGCAGTAAAATCAGACCACTCCCTCCCTCTACATAAACAAACAGGTCCCTAACCAATGCAGGAAAATGTGGAACCCAGGCTTTAGATATGAAGCTGCTTGGGATTTACATGAGGACTGTCACAGTATAGTAGCAAATGGATGGAAGAGCATCAACTCAGAATGTGCATTAGGCTACACAGTGAGACAAAAACTGGAAACATGTCAAAAGGCTCTTCAGCAATGGAGGAAAAGAACACAATAGGAAAACCATAACCCCACTGCAGAGACACTAAAGCGAATAAGTCATATTCAAAACACTGGAACTGGCTCCCATGTAACAAAAATGCAATAGCTCCAAAAAAGTGTGGAAACCGCAGCAGATGATTTAAAGTGGCGCCAAAGGGCAAAGCAACACTGGCTG contains:
- the LOC122309320 gene encoding stemmadenine O-acetyltransferase-like, which translates into the protein MKVEVIERDTIKPSSPTPHHLRDLQLSFLDQIAIPVFMPLILFYPRDCTTSNANRSDRLKKSLSGTLTKFYPLAGRVKDSSHINCNDEGVHYVLAHAKCQVSEVVQQPDPAQLNSLLPYELDNVGELVLAIQVNIFDCGGMAIGICISHKVADALSLIMFLNSWAATARGDHSNTICPNFDLASIFPPRNMSGFMARTGIVKEKIVTKRFVFSASMIDALKAKFADTASMEHTRRPTRIEALSAFIWSRFMAVTQENIEKESLYTVLHAVNLRTRMDPPLPEYYFGNISGFAVATPSMDTKEEDQGNRLVKQVRDAIKKVDGDYVRKLQEGNGHLNFMKERAAKLTKGEVVSFRFTSLCRFPLYETDFGWGKPLWVGSASLTFKNLVVFMDTGCGNGIEAWLNLVEMDMAKLEVDKELLAFVLPNSMLQI